Proteins encoded by one window of Cyanobium sp. NS01:
- a CDS encoding TMEM165/GDT1 family protein has translation MSSDSQGSAHPATERSSWGVAFITTFTTVFLAELGDKTQLAALLLSAQSGRPLQVFLGASLALICSSLVGVLLGRWLARVMPAQQLERLAGGLMVALGLWLGRQAVLHLVAPAPSLPPLS, from the coding sequence ATGAGCAGCGACAGCCAGGGCAGCGCTCACCCAGCGACCGAACGGAGCAGCTGGGGGGTGGCGTTCATCACCACCTTCACCACCGTGTTCCTGGCCGAACTCGGCGACAAGACCCAGCTGGCCGCCCTGCTGCTCTCGGCCCAGTCGGGCCGCCCGCTGCAGGTGTTTCTGGGGGCCTCACTGGCCCTGATCTGCTCCAGCCTCGTGGGGGTGCTGCTGGGGCGCTGGCTGGCCCGGGTGATGCCGGCCCAGCAACTGGAACGGCTGGCCGGCGGGCTGATGGTGGCCCTGGGGTTGTGGCTGGGCCGGCAGGCGGTGCTCCACCTGGTGGCCCCCGCTCCGAGCCTGCCCCCCCTCTCCTGA
- a CDS encoding TMEM165/GDT1 family protein: MDLALLASTFVTVFLAELGDKTQLAIVTISGTSPRPGAVFAGSSSALVLASLLGAGAGGSLSAVIPTDTLQLAASVGFLVLGVRLLLMAAAEEEHAQAISVGGTDPALAPDAQGPPSDQDASS; encoded by the coding sequence ATGGATCTTGCCCTGCTGGCCTCCACGTTTGTCACGGTGTTTCTGGCCGAACTCGGCGACAAGACCCAGCTCGCGATCGTCACGATCAGCGGCACCTCGCCGCGGCCCGGGGCGGTGTTTGCCGGCAGCTCCAGCGCCCTGGTGCTGGCCAGCCTGCTGGGTGCCGGGGCCGGTGGCTCCCTCTCCGCCGTGATTCCCACCGACACCCTGCAGCTCGCCGCCTCAGTGGGCTTTCTGGTGCTGGGCGTTCGGCTGCTGCTGATGGCGGCAGCCGAAGAGGAGCACGCCCAGGCCATCTCCGTGGGCGGCACGGATCCAGCCTTGGCGCCTGATGCCCAGGGGCCGCCCAGCGATCAGGACGCGAGCTCCTGA
- a CDS encoding YkgJ family cysteine cluster protein codes for MASRQQRHWQCIQGCGACCRLDPALRPEAIAALSPDQQTRYLSMVGADGWCIHYDTGGRRCRIYEERPDFCHVSTLVPLFGGLMDGADGAAQAEPGAMAIACCLEQIRSEYGGRDKVMRRFLRTIRRRP; via the coding sequence ATGGCATCACGGCAGCAGCGGCACTGGCAATGCATTCAGGGCTGCGGCGCCTGTTGCCGCCTCGATCCCGCCCTGCGGCCCGAGGCCATCGCCGCCCTCAGCCCAGACCAGCAGACCCGCTACCTCTCCATGGTGGGAGCCGATGGCTGGTGCATCCATTACGACACGGGCGGGCGTCGTTGCCGGATTTACGAGGAGCGGCCTGATTTCTGCCACGTCAGCACCCTGGTGCCCCTCTTCGGTGGCCTGATGGATGGTGCTGACGGCGCGGCCCAGGCCGAACCTGGTGCCATGGCCATCGCCTGTTGCCTGGAACAGATCCGCTCGGAATACGGGGGCCGTGACAAGGTGATGCGTCGATTTCTGCGGACGATCCGGCGGCGGCCATGA
- a CDS encoding chloride channel protein, whose product MSRLPLHRHDLGSLARLLLVGVAVGLTCLPLNLVDMAQAFLQQKLPAFTGAGWTPLTIAIAAAPVLVMPLLLALQARRLAHGAGSGIPQTLRSLEHPERAEKLLGASPTVARIGLWTAASLALMPLGREGPVVHLGAAVAEFLQRRFPRLFKGVPTRDLMAIGAGAGLAGGFNSPLMGTLFVMEELVGRYSSSLVWPALVTCSAAALISNLSGIPLFPLGLLDVNMPEWQQLALAVPIGVGGGLLGGLFARLLLNVSGWLQPRVRSQPWRWGLALGGGLALMALGSGGWSGGDGEALMGQLLVERGPLPVPGSPLGQMGWLLVLASRLLAPLLALGAGVPGGLIDPALTIGAVFGSGVLALLGSSAQVGVALGMAAGLAGATQLPMMTVLFSLRLAGDQQLLFGILLSAVLGAYAGRRLESRPIYHALADLDGEAKKDAQRAPRR is encoded by the coding sequence ATGTCCCGCCTGCCCCTGCACCGCCACGACCTGGGCAGCCTGGCCCGGTTGCTCCTGGTGGGGGTGGCCGTGGGGCTGACCTGTCTGCCCCTGAATCTGGTGGACATGGCCCAGGCCTTCCTGCAGCAGAAACTGCCGGCCTTCACCGGAGCTGGCTGGACGCCCCTCACGATCGCCATTGCGGCGGCGCCTGTGCTGGTGATGCCCCTGCTGCTGGCCCTGCAGGCCCGGCGCCTGGCCCATGGCGCAGGCTCTGGCATCCCCCAGACGCTTCGCAGCCTGGAGCATCCCGAGCGGGCCGAGAAGCTGCTGGGAGCCAGCCCCACCGTGGCACGCATCGGGCTCTGGACAGCCGCCAGCCTGGCGCTGATGCCCCTCGGGCGCGAGGGCCCCGTAGTGCACCTCGGTGCCGCCGTGGCCGAGTTTCTGCAGCGGCGCTTTCCGCGCCTGTTCAAGGGGGTACCGACCCGCGACCTGATGGCGATCGGGGCTGGAGCCGGCCTGGCCGGGGGCTTCAACAGCCCGTTGATGGGCACCCTGTTCGTGATGGAGGAGCTCGTTGGCCGCTACAGCAGTTCGCTGGTGTGGCCTGCGCTGGTGACCTGCTCGGCAGCCGCCCTGATCAGCAACCTCAGCGGCATTCCGCTGTTCCCCCTGGGGCTGCTGGACGTCAACATGCCCGAGTGGCAGCAGCTGGCTCTGGCCGTGCCGATCGGGGTGGGCGGCGGCCTGCTTGGCGGCCTGTTTGCACGCCTGCTGCTCAACGTCAGCGGCTGGCTGCAACCGCGGGTGCGCAGCCAGCCCTGGCGCTGGGGCCTGGCGCTCGGAGGCGGGCTGGCCCTGATGGCGCTGGGCAGCGGCGGTTGGAGTGGCGGCGATGGGGAGGCCCTGATGGGCCAGCTGCTGGTGGAGCGCGGTCCGCTGCCTGTTCCAGGCTCACCCCTCGGCCAGATGGGCTGGCTGCTGGTGCTGGCGTCACGGCTGCTGGCCCCGCTTCTGGCCCTGGGGGCCGGGGTGCCTGGCGGCCTGATCGATCCAGCCCTGACCATCGGGGCGGTGTTCGGCAGCGGTGTGCTGGCCCTGTTGGGATCCAGCGCCCAGGTGGGCGTGGCCCTCGGCATGGCCGCGGGGCTGGCCGGTGCGACCCAGCTGCCGATGATGACCGTGCTGTTTTCGCTGCGGCTGGCCGGTGACCAGCAGCTGCTGTTCGGGATCCTGCTCAGCGCCGTGCTGGGGGCCTATGCAGGACGCAGGCTGGAGTCAAGGCCCATCTATCACGCCCTCGCCGACCTGGACGGCGAAGCCAAGAAGGACGCTCAGAGGGCGCCGCGGCGGTAG
- the psb30 gene encoding photosystem II reaction center protein Ycf12/Psb30 has protein sequence MGIDFHLIANFGALALITLAGPAVIFILFYRRGAL, from the coding sequence ATGGGCATCGACTTTCACCTGATTGCCAACTTCGGTGCCCTGGCTCTGATCACCCTGGCTGGCCCCGCCGTGATCTTCATCCTCTTCTACCGCCGCGGCGCCCTCTGA